In Streptomyces durocortorensis, a genomic segment contains:
- a CDS encoding sensor histidine kinase KdpD, whose protein sequence is MGRGKLRIYLGAAPGVGKTYAMLSEAHRRLERGTEVVVGFVEHHDRPGTEVMLHGLETVPRHELDYRGTAFAEMDVDAVLERAPAVALVDELAHTNVPGSRNAKRWQDVEELLRAGIDVISTVNIQHLESLGDVVESITGVRQRETVPDEVVRRADQIELVDMSPQALRRRMAHGNIYQPDRMDAALSNYFRPGNLTALRELALLWTADRVDEYLQQYRGEHDIRTTWQARERIVVGLTGGPEGRTLIRRAARLAEKGAGGEVLAVYIAASDGLKAVSPKELAVQRTLVEDLGGTFHHVIGEDVPSALLEFARGVNATQIVLGVSRRRAWQYVLGPGVSATVARESGPDLDVHIVTHAAAAQGRGLPIARGARLGRARIVWGWLVGVAGPALLTLLFKTVVPDLGLANDMLLFLTLTVAAALLGGMLPALASAAFGSLLLNYFFTTPMHRLTISDPKNIVAIVIFVGVAVSVSSVVDLAARRTHQAARLRAESEILSFLAGSILRGENSLDALLERLRETFAMDSVALLERDGEVEPWSCAAAVGGPPVGRPEDADVDIPVGDNLALVLSGRALRAEDRRVLGAFAAQAVVALDRQRLVGQAEEARKLAESDRFRTALLAAVSHDLRTPLAGIKASVTSLRSHDVAWSETDRDALLEGIEEGADRLSALIGNLLDMSRLNTGTVVPLIRETDLDEVVPMALGGVPEGSVELDIPETLPMVAVDRGLLERVVANIVENAVKYSPEHRPVLVSASSLHDRVELRVVDRGPGVPDAAKGHIFEPFQRLGDAPRGAGVGLGLAVARGFTEAIGATLTAEDTPGGGLTMVLTLPRTATGPPASPVGHGAR, encoded by the coding sequence ATGGGACGTGGAAAGCTGCGGATCTACCTCGGTGCGGCACCGGGCGTCGGCAAGACGTACGCGATGCTCTCCGAAGCCCACCGGAGGCTGGAGCGGGGCACCGAAGTGGTCGTCGGGTTCGTGGAGCACCACGACCGGCCCGGCACCGAGGTGATGCTGCACGGACTGGAGACCGTCCCACGTCACGAGCTGGACTACCGGGGCACCGCGTTCGCCGAGATGGACGTCGACGCGGTCCTGGAGCGTGCCCCGGCCGTGGCCCTGGTCGACGAGCTGGCGCACACCAATGTTCCCGGTTCGCGCAACGCCAAGCGGTGGCAGGACGTCGAGGAGCTGCTCAGGGCCGGGATCGACGTCATATCCACGGTCAACATCCAGCACCTGGAGTCGCTGGGCGACGTCGTGGAGTCGATCACCGGGGTCCGGCAGCGCGAGACGGTCCCCGACGAGGTGGTGCGCCGGGCCGATCAGATCGAGCTGGTCGACATGTCGCCCCAGGCGCTGCGCCGCCGGATGGCGCACGGCAACATCTACCAGCCCGACAGGATGGACGCCGCCCTCTCCAACTACTTCCGCCCCGGCAACCTCACCGCCCTGCGTGAACTGGCGCTCCTGTGGACCGCCGACCGGGTCGACGAGTACCTCCAGCAGTACCGGGGCGAGCACGACATCCGCACCACCTGGCAGGCCCGCGAACGCATCGTCGTCGGCCTCACCGGCGGACCCGAGGGACGCACCCTCATCCGCCGCGCCGCACGCCTCGCGGAGAAGGGCGCGGGCGGGGAGGTGCTGGCCGTGTACATCGCCGCGAGCGACGGGCTGAAGGCCGTGTCGCCGAAGGAGCTGGCCGTCCAGCGCACCCTGGTCGAGGACCTCGGCGGCACCTTCCACCACGTCATCGGCGAGGACGTGCCCTCGGCGCTGCTCGAGTTCGCCCGTGGGGTCAACGCCACGCAGATCGTTCTCGGTGTCAGCCGCCGCAGAGCATGGCAGTACGTCCTCGGGCCCGGGGTCAGCGCCACGGTCGCTCGCGAGTCGGGCCCCGATCTCGACGTCCACATCGTCACGCACGCCGCCGCCGCCCAGGGCCGCGGGCTACCGATCGCCCGCGGCGCCCGGCTCGGGCGGGCCCGGATCGTCTGGGGCTGGCTCGTCGGCGTCGCCGGGCCCGCCCTCCTCACCCTGCTGTTCAAGACCGTCGTTCCCGACCTCGGGCTCGCCAACGACATGCTGCTGTTCCTCACCCTCACCGTCGCTGCGGCTCTGCTCGGCGGCATGCTGCCCGCCCTCGCCTCGGCAGCCTTCGGCTCCCTGCTGCTCAACTACTTCTTCACCACGCCCATGCACCGCCTCACGATCTCCGACCCGAAGAACATCGTCGCCATCGTGATCTTCGTCGGTGTGGCCGTGTCCGTCTCCTCCGTCGTCGATCTGGCAGCCCGCCGTACCCACCAGGCCGCCCGGCTGCGCGCCGAGTCGGAGATCCTCTCCTTCCTCGCGGGCAGCATCCTGCGGGGCGAGAATTCCCTCGACGCCCTGCTGGAGCGGCTCCGGGAGACCTTCGCCATGGACTCCGTCGCCCTGCTGGAGCGCGACGGCGAGGTCGAGCCCTGGTCGTGCGCGGCGGCGGTCGGCGGCCCCCCGGTCGGCCGTCCCGAAGACGCCGACGTCGACATCCCTGTAGGAGACAACCTGGCTCTGGTCCTGAGCGGCCGGGCGCTGCGTGCCGAGGACCGCCGGGTCCTGGGCGCCTTCGCGGCCCAGGCGGTCGTGGCACTGGACCGGCAGCGGCTGGTCGGGCAGGCGGAGGAGGCGCGGAAGCTCGCCGAGAGCGACCGTTTCCGCACGGCTCTCCTCGCCGCCGTCAGCCACGACCTCCGTACGCCCCTGGCCGGGATCAAGGCGTCGGTGACCTCGCTGCGTTCCCACGACGTCGCCTGGTCGGAGACCGACCGCGATGCCCTCCTCGAAGGCATCGAGGAGGGGGCGGACCGGCTGTCCGCGCTGATCGGCAACCTCCTGGACATGTCCCGCCTCAACACGGGCACCGTCGTACCGCTGATCCGGGAGACGGATCTGGACGAGGTCGTCCCCATGGCACTGGGCGGTGTCCCCGAGGGCAGCGTGGAGCTGGACATCCCGGAGACCCTGCCGATGGTCGCCGTCGACCGTGGCCTGCTGGAACGCGTCGTCGCCAACATCGTCGAGAACGCGGTCAAGTACAGCCCGGAGCACCGCCCCGTCCTCGTCTCCGCCAGCAGCCTGCACGACCGGGTCGAACTCCGCGTCGTCGACCGCGGACCCGGCGTCCCCGACGCGGCCAAGGGACACATCTTCGAACCGTTCCAGCGACTCGGAGACGCCCCACGAGGTGCTGGAGTGGGGCTCGGCCTGGCGGTCGCGCGGGGCTTCACCGAGGCCATCGGCGCCACCCTCACCGCCGAGGACACCCCGGGCGGAGGCCTCACCATGGTCCTCACCCTGCCCCGGACCGCCACCGGACCACCCGCTTCCCCCGTCGGCCACGGTGCTCGGTGA
- a CDS encoding sodium:calcium antiporter, giving the protein MLTDVWPLSWSVGIFLLAMAVTVVCSIRLAGVGDTLADRTGWGEALFGAVLFGLVTSLSGIVMTAVSAAADQPDLAYSNAVGGIAAQTLALVVADAFLRRVNLEHAAASLPNMLFGCLLIGLLGIALMATFSPSVTVLGLHPASVVMVAFYVGGLQLIRSYGEPMWRAVPTRETVSDVASEDTEGLAGHRTSRLWSEFLAVAALVVIGGWAVARAAEGIVEHTGLSAGFVGALFMGLVNALPETVTSIAAVRRGAVTLAVAAIVGGNCLDALNLVVGDIAYRGGSLFHAANLDELFLTSGALVMTAVLLGGLLVRQKRGWLRIGFDGILLITIYVSTIAVLAF; this is encoded by the coding sequence ATGCTGACCGACGTATGGCCGTTGAGCTGGAGCGTCGGAATCTTCCTGCTGGCCATGGCCGTCACCGTGGTGTGCAGTATCCGGCTCGCAGGGGTGGGCGACACCCTCGCCGACCGCACCGGCTGGGGAGAAGCCCTGTTCGGCGCGGTGCTGTTCGGCCTGGTGACATCCCTCTCGGGCATCGTGATGACCGCGGTCAGCGCCGCCGCGGATCAGCCGGACCTCGCGTACAGCAACGCTGTGGGCGGTATCGCGGCACAGACCCTCGCGCTCGTCGTCGCCGACGCCTTCCTGCGGAGAGTGAATCTCGAACACGCCGCCGCTTCGCTGCCCAACATGCTGTTCGGCTGCCTGTTGATCGGCTTGTTGGGCATCGCCCTGATGGCCACGTTCAGCCCATCGGTCACCGTTCTGGGCCTGCACCCCGCGTCCGTGGTGATGGTGGCCTTCTACGTCGGGGGTCTCCAGCTCATCCGTTCCTACGGCGAACCGATGTGGCGGGCGGTGCCCACGAGGGAAACGGTTTCCGACGTCGCGAGCGAAGACACCGAGGGACTCGCCGGTCACAGGACATCGCGGCTCTGGAGCGAGTTCCTGGCCGTGGCGGCCCTCGTCGTGATCGGAGGGTGGGCGGTGGCCCGCGCAGCGGAGGGCATCGTCGAACACACCGGCCTGAGCGCCGGATTCGTCGGGGCCCTGTTCATGGGCCTGGTCAACGCCCTCCCGGAAACGGTCACGTCCATCGCGGCCGTCCGCCGCGGAGCCGTCACCCTGGCCGTGGCCGCCATCGTCGGCGGAAACTGCCTGGACGCCCTCAACCTCGTCGTCGGTGACATCGCCTATCGAGGCGGTTCTCTGTTCCACGCCGCCAACCTGGACGAGCTGTTCCTCACGAGTGGTGCGCTGGTCATGACAGCGGTCCTGCTCGGGGGGCTGCTCGTCCGCCAGAAGCGCGGCTGGCTCAGGATCGGCTTCGACGGGATCCTGCTCATCACCATCTACGTGAGCACCATTGCCGTGCTTGCCTTCTGA
- a CDS encoding sporulation protein — protein MVFKRLLGSMGVGGPSVDTVLAPGAALPGGGLTGEVHLSGGRADFDIEHITLELLARAEAEHDDGEQEGMVVFERFVVGGGFRLAEGEHRTVPFAITLPWETPVTELHGQPLGIVLGVRTELAVAGAKDQGDLDPLAVRPLPVQEAILEAFGQLGLGFKSADLEYGRIHGTGQQLPFYQEIELTPPPQYADRITEIEVTFLADPAGMEVILEADKRGGLFSDGHDALGRHRVSHDDTDRCDWNATVGSWASQLADAHSVRVSHHPYGHGDLYDHHVHKDEHSHHGHDGHHGGERSGPGMGTVVAAGAAGLAVGVVGGMVAAEAVDEIGDFFEGDDEEGEEA, from the coding sequence ATGGTGTTCAAGCGACTGCTCGGCTCCATGGGGGTCGGCGGCCCGTCCGTGGACACGGTCCTCGCCCCCGGGGCCGCGCTGCCCGGTGGGGGCTTGACCGGGGAGGTTCACCTCAGCGGAGGTCGGGCCGACTTCGACATCGAGCACATCACGCTTGAGCTTCTCGCCCGTGCGGAGGCCGAGCACGACGACGGCGAGCAGGAGGGCATGGTGGTCTTCGAGCGATTCGTCGTCGGCGGTGGCTTCCGCCTGGCCGAGGGCGAGCACCGCACGGTGCCGTTCGCGATCACGCTGCCCTGGGAAACCCCCGTCACCGAGCTTCACGGCCAGCCGCTCGGCATCGTCCTGGGAGTGCGCACCGAGCTCGCGGTGGCCGGTGCCAAGGACCAGGGCGACCTCGACCCCCTCGCGGTCCGCCCCCTGCCGGTGCAGGAGGCGATCCTGGAGGCCTTCGGGCAGCTCGGCCTCGGCTTCAAGTCCGCGGACCTGGAGTACGGCCGGATCCACGGCACTGGTCAGCAGTTGCCGTTCTACCAGGAGATCGAGCTCACCCCGCCCCCGCAGTACGCCGACCGGATCACGGAAATCGAGGTGACCTTCCTGGCCGACCCCGCGGGTATGGAGGTCATCCTGGAGGCCGACAAACGAGGCGGCCTGTTCTCCGACGGCCACGACGCCCTGGGCCGGCACCGCGTCAGTCACGATGACACGGATCGCTGCGACTGGAACGCGACGGTCGGCTCCTGGGCCAGCCAGCTGGCCGATGCCCACTCCGTCCGAGTTTCCCACCATCCGTACGGGCACGGCGACCTGTACGACCACCACGTTCACAAAGACGAGCACAGCCACCACGGACACGACGGGCACCACGGCGGCGAACGGTCCGGTCCCGGCATGGGCACCGTCGTCGCTGCCGGTGCGGCGGGCCTGGCCGTCGGCGTGGTCGGCGGGATGGTCGCCGCCGAAGCCGTCGACGAGATCGGCGACTTCTTCGAAGGCGACGACGAAGAGGGCGAGGAGGCGTAA
- a CDS encoding L-serine ammonia-lyase — protein MAISVFDLFSVGIGPSSSHTVGPMRAARMFARRLKNEGLLAHTASIRAELYGSLGATGHGHGTPKAVLLGLEGESPQTVDVENADTRVEEIRGNGRINLLGMHEIPFDFDADLVLHRRKALPYHANGMTIFAYDTDGAPVLEKTYYSVGGGFIVDEDAVAGENPIVPDDTVLRHPFRTGDELLRLARETGLSISSMMLENELAWRTEAEIRSGLLDIWRVMQACVSRGMSREGILPGGLKVRRRAANSARQLRAEGDPQAHAMEWITLYAMAVNEENAAGGRVVTAPTNGAAGIIPAVLHYYMNFASHGCTEAEKEDSVVRFLLAAGAIGLLFKENASISGAEVGCQGEVGSACSMAAGALAEVLGGSPEQVENAAEIGMEHNLGLTCDPVGGLVQIPCIERNGMAAVKAVTAAKMALRGDGSHKVSLDKVIKTMKETGADMSVKYKETARGGLAVNIIEC, from the coding sequence GTGGCCATCTCGGTCTTCGACCTGTTCTCGGTCGGTATCGGCCCGTCCAGCTCCCACACGGTGGGCCCGATGCGCGCCGCCCGGATGTTCGCGCGCCGCCTGAAGAACGAAGGCCTGCTCGCGCACACCGCCTCGATACGGGCCGAGCTCTACGGCTCCCTCGGCGCGACCGGCCACGGCCACGGCACGCCCAAGGCGGTCCTGCTCGGCCTGGAGGGCGAGTCGCCCCAGACCGTCGACGTGGAGAACGCCGACACCCGGGTCGAGGAGATCCGCGGCAACGGCCGGATCAACCTGCTGGGCATGCACGAGATCCCGTTCGACTTCGACGCGGACCTGGTACTGCACCGCCGCAAGGCGCTCCCGTACCACGCCAACGGCATGACGATCTTCGCGTACGACACCGACGGCGCCCCGGTCCTGGAGAAGACGTACTACTCGGTCGGCGGCGGCTTCATCGTGGACGAGGACGCGGTGGCGGGCGAGAACCCGATCGTCCCGGACGACACGGTTCTGCGGCACCCCTTCCGCACCGGCGACGAGCTGCTGCGGCTCGCCCGGGAGACCGGCCTCTCCATCTCCTCGATGATGCTGGAGAACGAGCTGGCCTGGCGCACCGAGGCGGAGATCCGCTCCGGCCTGCTGGACATCTGGCGCGTCATGCAGGCCTGCGTCTCGCGCGGCATGTCCCGCGAGGGCATCCTGCCCGGCGGTCTGAAGGTCCGCCGCCGCGCCGCGAACTCGGCCCGCCAGCTGCGCGCCGAGGGCGACCCGCAGGCCCACGCGATGGAGTGGATCACCCTCTACGCGATGGCCGTCAACGAGGAGAACGCGGCGGGCGGCCGTGTCGTCACCGCCCCCACGAACGGCGCCGCGGGCATCATCCCCGCCGTCCTGCACTACTACATGAACTTCGCGTCCCACGGCTGCACCGAGGCGGAGAAGGAGGACAGCGTCGTCCGCTTCCTCCTCGCCGCCGGGGCGATCGGCCTGCTGTTCAAGGAGAACGCCTCGATCTCCGGCGCCGAGGTCGGCTGCCAGGGCGAGGTCGGCTCGGCCTGCTCGATGGCGGCCGGTGCCCTGGCGGAGGTCCTGGGCGGCTCCCCCGAGCAGGTGGAGAACGCCGCCGAGATCGGCATGGAGCACAACCTCGGCCTGACCTGCGACCCGGTCGGCGGCCTCGTCCAGATCCCGTGCATCGAGCGCAACGGCATGGCGGCGGTGAAGGCGGTGACCGCCGCGAAGATGGCGCTGCGGGGCGACGGCAGCCACAAGGTATCCCTGGACAAGGTCATCAAGACGATGAAGGAGACCGGGGCCGATATGAGCGTGAAGTACAAGGAGACCGCGCGCGGCGGCCTCGCGGTGAACATCATCGAGTGCTGA
- the glyA gene encoding serine hydroxymethyltransferase produces the protein MSLLNSSLHELDPDVAAAVDAELHRQQSTLEMIASENFAPVAVMEAQGSVLTNKYAEGYPGRRYYGGCEHVDVVEQIAIDRIKALFGAEAANVQPHSGAQANAAAMFALLKPGDTIMGLNLAHGGHLTHGMKINFSGKLYNVVPYHVDESGTVDMEEVERLAKESQPKLIVAGWSAYPRQLDFAAFRRIADEVGAYLMVDMAHFAGLVAAGLHPNPVPHAHVVTTTTHKTLGGPRGGVILSTQELAKKINSAVFPGQQGGPLEHVIAAKAVSFKVAAGEEFKERQQRTLDGARILAERLVQPDVTEVGVSVLSGGTDVHLVLVDLRNSELDGQQAEDRLHELGITVNRNAIPNDPRPPMVTSGLRIGTPALATRGFGAEEFTEVAEIIASALKPSYDADDLKARVVALAEKFPLYPGLK, from the coding sequence ATGTCGCTTCTGAACTCCTCCCTCCACGAGCTGGACCCGGACGTCGCCGCCGCCGTCGACGCCGAGCTCCACCGTCAGCAGTCCACCCTCGAAATGATCGCCTCGGAGAACTTCGCCCCGGTCGCGGTCATGGAGGCGCAGGGCTCCGTCCTCACCAACAAGTACGCCGAGGGCTACCCGGGCCGCCGCTACTACGGCGGCTGTGAGCACGTCGACGTCGTCGAGCAGATCGCGATCGACCGGATCAAGGCCCTGTTCGGCGCCGAGGCCGCGAACGTCCAGCCGCACTCCGGCGCGCAGGCGAACGCCGCCGCGATGTTCGCGCTGCTCAAGCCGGGCGACACGATCATGGGCCTGAACCTGGCCCACGGCGGTCACCTGACCCACGGCATGAAGATCAACTTCTCCGGCAAGCTCTACAACGTGGTCCCGTACCACGTCGACGAGAGCGGGACCGTGGACATGGAGGAGGTCGAGCGCCTCGCCAAGGAGTCCCAGCCGAAGCTGATCGTCGCCGGCTGGTCCGCCTACCCGCGCCAGCTGGACTTCGCCGCCTTCCGCCGTATCGCGGACGAGGTCGGCGCGTACCTGATGGTCGACATGGCGCACTTCGCGGGCCTGGTCGCGGCCGGGCTGCACCCCAACCCGGTGCCGCACGCCCATGTCGTCACCACCACCACGCACAAGACCCTCGGCGGTCCGCGCGGCGGCGTGATCCTCTCCACCCAGGAGCTCGCCAAGAAGATCAACTCCGCGGTCTTCCCCGGTCAGCAGGGCGGCCCGCTGGAGCACGTGATCGCGGCCAAGGCGGTCTCGTTCAAGGTCGCGGCGGGCGAGGAGTTCAAGGAGCGCCAGCAGCGCACCCTGGACGGCGCCCGCATCCTGGCCGAGCGCCTGGTGCAGCCGGACGTCACCGAGGTCGGCGTCTCCGTCCTCTCCGGCGGCACCGACGTGCACCTGGTCCTGGTCGACCTGCGCAACTCCGAGCTGGACGGCCAGCAGGCCGAGGACCGGCTCCACGAGCTGGGCATCACGGTCAACCGCAACGCCATCCCGAACGACCCGCGTCCCCCGATGGTCACCTCGGGCCTGCGGATCGGCACCCCGGCGCTGGCCACCCGCGGCTTCGGCGCCGAGGAGTTCACCGAGGTCGCCGAGATCATCGCGTCCGCCCTCAAGCCGTCCTACGACGCGGACGACCTGAAGGCCCGCGTGGTCGCGCTGGCCGAGAAGTTCCCGCTGTACCCCGGCCTGAAGTAG
- the gcvH gene encoding glycine cleavage system protein GcvH, which produces MSNPQQLRYSKEHEWLSAVEDGVATIGITEYAANALGDVVYAQLPEVGDTVTAGETCGELESTKSVSDLYSPVTGEVTAFNQDVVDDPSLVNSAPFEGGWLFKVRVTEEPADLLSADEYTAFSGN; this is translated from the coding sequence ATGAGCAACCCCCAGCAGCTGCGGTACAGCAAGGAGCACGAGTGGCTGTCGGCCGTCGAGGACGGCGTGGCCACGATCGGCATCACGGAGTACGCGGCCAACGCGCTCGGTGACGTCGTCTACGCCCAGCTCCCGGAGGTCGGTGACACGGTGACCGCGGGCGAGACCTGCGGCGAGCTGGAGTCGACCAAGTCCGTCAGCGACCTGTACTCGCCGGTGACCGGTGAGGTGACGGCGTTCAACCAGGACGTCGTGGACGACCCCTCGCTGGTGAACTCCGCTCCCTTCGAGGGCGGCTGGCTGTTCAAGGTGCGCGTCACGGAGGAGCCGGCCGACCTGCTCTCCGCCGACGAGTACACCGCGTTCTCCGGCAACTGA
- the gcvT gene encoding glycine cleavage system aminomethyltransferase GcvT — MSTAPRLTALDALHRSLGATMTDFAGWDMPLRYASERDEHNAVRTRAGLFDLSHMGEITVTGPEAAAFLSYALVGNIATVGNGRARYTMIVQEDGGIVDDLIVYRLGETEYMVVANAGNAQIVLDALTARAEGFDAEVRDDRDAYALLAVQGPESPAIMKSVTDADLDGLKYYAGLPGTVAGVPALIARTGYTGEDGFELFVAPEHAERLWRALTDAGEAHGLIPCGLSCRDTLRLEAGMPLYGHELTTALTPFDAGLGRVVKFEKEGDFVGREALAAAAERAETAPPRKLVGLIAEGRRVPRAGFSVVADGKVIGEVTSGAPSPTLGKPIAMAYVDAAFAAPGTEGVGVDIRGTHEPYEVVALPFYKRQK, encoded by the coding sequence ATGAGCACTGCCCCCCGTCTCACCGCCCTCGACGCCCTGCACCGCTCACTCGGCGCCACCATGACCGACTTCGCGGGCTGGGACATGCCTTTGCGGTACGCCAGTGAGCGCGACGAGCACAACGCCGTACGGACCCGGGCCGGGCTCTTCGACCTGTCGCACATGGGCGAGATCACCGTCACCGGCCCGGAGGCCGCGGCCTTCCTGAGCTACGCGCTGGTGGGCAACATCGCCACCGTGGGCAACGGCCGGGCCCGCTACACGATGATCGTCCAGGAGGACGGCGGGATCGTCGACGACCTGATCGTCTACCGGCTGGGCGAGACCGAGTACATGGTGGTCGCCAACGCGGGCAACGCCCAGATCGTGCTGGACGCGCTGACCGCCCGCGCCGAGGGCTTCGACGCCGAGGTGCGCGACGACCGGGACGCGTACGCGCTGCTCGCGGTCCAGGGCCCCGAGTCCCCCGCGATCATGAAGTCGGTCACCGACGCCGACCTGGACGGGCTGAAGTACTACGCGGGCCTGCCGGGCACGGTCGCCGGGGTCCCGGCGCTCATCGCCCGTACCGGCTACACCGGCGAGGACGGCTTTGAACTCTTCGTCGCGCCCGAGCACGCCGAGCGGCTGTGGCGGGCGCTGACGGACGCCGGCGAGGCGCACGGCCTGATCCCGTGCGGGCTCTCCTGCCGTGACACGCTGCGCCTGGAGGCGGGCATGCCGCTGTACGGGCACGAGCTGACGACCGCGCTGACCCCGTTCGACGCAGGCCTTGGCCGGGTCGTGAAGTTCGAGAAGGAGGGCGACTTCGTCGGGCGCGAGGCCCTGGCCGCCGCCGCCGAGCGCGCCGAGACCGCCCCGCCGCGCAAGCTGGTCGGGCTGATCGCCGAGGGCCGCCGGGTACCCCGCGCGGGCTTCTCGGTCGTCGCCGACGGCAAGGTGATCGGCGAGGTCACCTCCGGCGCCCCCTCCCCCACCCTGGGCAAGCCGATCGCCATGGCGTACGTGGACGCGGCCTTCGCCGCCCCGGGCACCGAGGGCGTGGGCGTGGACATCCGGGGCACGCACGAGCCGTACGAGGTCGTCGCGCTGCCGTTCTACAAGCGCCAGAAGTGA
- a CDS encoding AAA family ATPase, which translates to MTLQWSAPTAGVAHDAMPAQPGAPAQELLNDRAPVVRDLRGRSGDSPDSLDFTAGDIVVVSGLPGSGKSTLIRRTVQGDAVDSQNTRDSWAAALPRLLPYALYRPLVRATHYLGLRKALRAGASVVVHDCGTQAWVRRWLARHAAGRGRTLHLILLDVTPEVARQGQRERGRGVSGYAFARHRHAVARLLADVEQGLLPAGCTSAVLLDREAAGALDRITFTQAEAPPARSG; encoded by the coding sequence ATGACGTTGCAGTGGTCGGCACCGACCGCGGGAGTGGCGCACGACGCGATGCCCGCACAGCCCGGCGCACCGGCGCAGGAGCTGCTGAACGACCGCGCGCCGGTGGTACGCGATCTGCGCGGTCGCTCCGGAGACTCCCCCGACAGCCTCGATTTCACCGCCGGGGACATCGTGGTCGTCTCGGGCCTCCCCGGCAGCGGAAAGTCGACTCTCATCCGGCGGACCGTGCAGGGGGACGCCGTCGACTCCCAGAACACCCGGGACAGCTGGGCCGCCGCCCTTCCACGCTTACTCCCCTACGCCCTGTACCGCCCTCTGGTGCGCGCCACCCACTACCTCGGACTCCGCAAGGCCCTGCGCGCCGGCGCGTCCGTCGTCGTGCACGACTGCGGCACCCAGGCCTGGGTGCGCCGCTGGCTCGCCCGGCACGCCGCCGGCCGAGGCCGCACCCTCCATCTCATCCTGCTCGACGTGACCCCCGAGGTGGCCCGGCAGGGGCAGCGCGAACGCGGCCGCGGAGTCTCCGGTTACGCCTTCGCCCGCCACCGGCACGCGGTGGCCCGGCTGCTCGCCGACGTCGAACAGGGGCTGCTGCCCGCGGGGTGCACCTCGGCGGTACTGCTGGACCGCGAGGCCGCGGGCGCGCTCGACCGGATCACCTTCACGCAGGCCGAGGCCCCGCCCGCCCGATCCGGTTAG
- a CDS encoding enhanced serine sensitivity protein SseB produces MDIPAPVPAHPQQGWPANELEEVLTASLGVDDAGGRLVEVLGRSSVWVPLPNGGTPASADLDLPMMEIDGAAFVPVFSSEGQFLSCVGSHMSFAVAPARDFARGLPPQVGIAVNPGGAVGIPLPPPAVAELCRAGRTALDGPATGGRVRLYEPDWQHDPVDFLTAVSEEFEASGVVSTARRALASIEGGDPVLFVGVEFATWDGAGQSAPMDALGRALGRVEVPWPVNLVLLDVAQDLVGDWMREKVRPFYRREGH; encoded by the coding sequence GTGGACATTCCGGCACCCGTCCCGGCACACCCCCAGCAGGGGTGGCCCGCCAACGAGCTCGAAGAGGTGCTGACCGCCTCGCTCGGCGTCGATGACGCGGGCGGCCGCCTCGTCGAGGTGCTCGGCCGCAGCTCCGTGTGGGTGCCGTTGCCCAACGGCGGCACCCCCGCCAGCGCCGACCTCGACCTGCCGATGATGGAGATCGACGGGGCCGCCTTCGTCCCCGTCTTCAGCTCCGAGGGCCAGTTCCTGAGCTGCGTCGGCAGCCATATGTCCTTCGCCGTGGCGCCCGCCCGTGACTTCGCCCGGGGCCTGCCCCCGCAGGTCGGCATCGCCGTGAACCCGGGCGGCGCCGTCGGCATACCGCTGCCGCCGCCCGCCGTCGCCGAACTGTGCCGGGCCGGACGCACCGCCCTGGACGGACCCGCCACCGGCGGCCGGGTCCGGCTGTACGAGCCGGACTGGCAGCACGACCCGGTCGACTTCCTCACCGCCGTCTCCGAGGAGTTCGAGGCCTCGGGTGTGGTGAGCACCGCCCGCCGCGCGCTCGCCAGCATCGAGGGCGGCGACCCCGTCCTCTTCGTCGGCGTCGAGTTCGCCACCTGGGACGGGGCGGGCCAGAGCGCTCCCATGGACGCCCTCGGCCGCGCGCTCGGCCGCGTGGAGGTGCCCTGGCCGGTGAACCTGGTCCTGCTGGACGTGGCCCAGGACCTCGTCGGCGACTGGATGCGCGAGAAGGTGCGCCCGTTCTACCGGCGCGAGGGCCACTGA